One region of Triticum aestivum cultivar Chinese Spring chromosome 6B, IWGSC CS RefSeq v2.1, whole genome shotgun sequence genomic DNA includes:
- the LOC123137660 gene encoding amino acid transporter AVT3B has translation MGLGSDASSSSSRLDSAPLLPHHSAEGGHLSSQPKTFANVFIAVVGAGVLGLPYTFSRTGWAAGSLLLLSVALLTFYCMMLLVACRRRLVDDHPKKLSSFGDLGDAVFGAPGRLAVDTMLVLSQASFCVGYLIFISNTMAHLYPIFAPSSNVFLSPKALFIYAMLPFQLGLNSIKTLTLLAPLSIFADVVDLGAMGVVVGQDVSTWLATHPPVAAFGAPAALLYGVGVSVYAFEGVCMVLPLEAEAADKKKFGATLGLSMAFIAVMYGLFGVMGYVAFGDTTRDIITTNLGSGWLSAAVQLGLCINLFFTMPVMMNPVYEVAERLFHGKRYCWWMRWVLVVTVGLAAMLVPNFTDFLSLVGSSVCVLLGFVLPATFHIKVFGAEMGWVGVLSDVLLVVLGLVLAVFGTYSSLVQIFHSSSA, from the coding sequence ATGGGATTGGGGAGCGACGCGAGCTCGTCGTCGTCGCGGCTGGACTCGGCGCCGCTGCTGCCGCACCACAGCGCCGAGGGGGGCCACCTGTCGTCGCAGCCCAAGACCTTCGCGAACGTCTTCATCGCGGTGGTCGGCGCCGGCGTGCTGGGCCTGCCGTACACGTTCTCGCGCACCGGGTGGGCCGCGGGCTCCCTCCTACTCCTCTCCGTCGCGCTGCTCACCTTCTACTGCATGATGCTGCTcgtcgcctgccgccgccgcctcgtcgacGACCACCCGAAGAAGCTGTCCTCGTTTGGGGATCTGGGGGACGCCGTGTTCGGCGCGCCCGGCCGCCTCGCCGTGGACACCATGCTGGTGCTCAGCCAGGCCAGCTTCTGCGTCGGATACCTCATCTTCATCTCCAACACCATGGCGCACCTCTACCCCATCTTCGCCCCCTCGTCGAATGTCTTCCTCTCCCCTAAGGCGCTCTTCATCTATGCCATGCTGCCGTTCCAGCTCGGGCTCAACTCCATCAAGACGCTCACGCTCCTCGCGCCGCTCAGCATCTTCGCCGACGTCGTCGACCTCGGCGCCATGGGGGTCGTTGTTGGCCAGGACGTGTCGACGTGGCTCGCCACGCACCCACCCGTCGCCGCGTTCGGCGCCCCCGCCGCGCTCCTCTACGGCGTGGGCGTGTCCGTGTACGCCTTCGAGGGCGTCTGTATGGTCCTACCGCTGGAGGCGGAGGCTGCGGACAAGAAGAAGTTCGGCGCCACGCTCGGGTTGTCCATGGCGTTCATCGCTGTCATGTACGGGCTGTTCGGTGTCATGGGGTACGTCGCGTTCGGCGACACCACGCGCGACATCATCACCACCAACCTCGGCAGCGGGTGGCTGTCGGCCGCTGTGCAGCTTGGGCTGTGCATCAACCTCTTCTTCACCATGCCGGTGATGATGAACCCGGTGTACGAGGTCGCCGAGCGCCTGTTCCACGGCAAGCGCTACTGTTGGTGGATGCGGTGGGTGCTCGTGGTCACCGTGGGGCTCGCGGCCATGCTTGTGCCCAATTTCACCGACTTCCTCTCCCTCGTGGGGAGCAGCGTCTGCGTGCTGCTCGGGTTCGTGCTGCCGGCCACCTTCCACATCAAGGTGTTTGGCGCCGAGATGGGCTGGGTTGGGGTTCTCAGCGACGTCCTCCTGGTGGTGCTCGGCCTCGTGCTCGCCGTCTTCGGCACCTACTCGTCGCTGGTGCAAATCTTCCACTCTTCCAGCGCTTAA